TTTCCAGCAGGTCGATGAACGCCTGCACGTCACCGCGCAGGTATTTGTAGGTCAAAAAGGGCTCGTACAGGCCGCCAGCCAAGGGCCAGCGGGCGTTCTCTTTGGCCTGCTTCTTGATGTCGGCATAGTCCCACCAGTCGGCGCTCGGCCAAGTGTAGTTGCGTTCGATCTCGGCCGCCGAGCGGAAATCCGCCAAAGGGTGGTGGATGCACTCGCTGTAGGTGCCGGTGCCGTAATCCACCGTGCGGAAGCGGCAGCCGAACACGTCAGTGTCCGGCGGCAGGGCAACCCCGACGTAGCGGGGAGTCAGCCGCACCGGGGCATCGATGTGCAGGCGCGCAAAGAGCTCCTCTCTGCTGCTGCACCCCAGGTGACGCATGAGGCGCTCCGTGGTCTCCGGCGTGGCCCAGTAGTCCATGGGAGCACGGTCTGGCTTCTGACGTTTGAGCACCGCGAGCCACCTCTCGCGCGGTGTCATTGTCTCTTTGCCCACGTTCACCTCTGCTGCACAAATTCGGCCCGGCTCCAGGCAAAACGGCCGCCGGTGTTCTCCGACGGCCGTGCCCATAGCCCTCTCGGTCTCGCCACGCGAGCCCCTACTCCTCCATGATCTCGGCTTCCTTCTTCTCGAGAAGCTGGTCGATCTCTTTGATGATCTCGTCGGTCAGCTCCTGCACCTTCTCCTGGTAGCGGTGAGAGTCGTCCTCAGAGATCTCATGATTCTTCTCGGCCAACTTCAGCTTGTCGTTGGCGTCGCGGCGCACGTTGCGCGCGGCAATACGACCCTCTTCGGCGATCTTCTTGCAGACCTTGACCAGCTCCCTGCGCCGCTCCTCGGTGAGTTCCGGGATGGGCAGGCGAATGAGGTGGCCGTCGTTGATGGGATTCAGCCCCAGGTCAGCCTTCAGGATGGCCTTTTCGATGGCGCCGATGACCGTGCGGTCCCAGGGCTGGATGGTGATCAGGCGCGGCTCGGGCACACCGATATTGGCCACCTGCTTGATGGGCACCTGCGCCCCGTAGTACTCCACGCGCACCGCATCCAGCAAGGCGGCCGAGGCCTTGCCCGTGCGAATCTTGGCCAGCTCCGCACTGATGCTCTCCACAGTGGCGCGCATGCGCCGCTTGGCGTCCTGGAGGATCATTTCCGGTTTGTTGTCAGCCATTGCTCTCACCACTCACTTTCGTTCCAACCTTTTCACCCAACACCACGCGCAACAGGTTACCAGGCTTGTTGAGGTTGAAGACGATAATGGGCAGTTTATTGTCCATGCACAAGGTGACCGCGGTGGCGTCCATCACCTTGAGCCCCTTGCGCACCACATCCATGTAGCTGATGGCATCGAACATGGTGGCGTCTTGGTGCTTCATCGGGTCGGCGTCGTAGACGCCATCGACCTTGGTGGCCTTGAGAATGACTTCGGCATCGATCTCCACCGCGCGCAGAGCGGCAGTGGTGTCGGTGGTAAAGAAAGGGCTCCCTGTGCCGGCGGCAAAGATGACCACGCGCCCCTTTTCCAGATGCCGGATGGCGCGACGCCGGATGAAAGGCTCGGCCACTGCCTCCATCTTGATGGCCGTGAGCACCCGCGTGGGCACCCCTTTGCGCTCCAGGTAATCCTGCAAGGCCAGGGCATTGATCACCGTGGCCAGCATGCCCATGTAGTCGGCGGTCACGCGGTCCATGCCGCGCGCGCTGGCCGACAAGCCCCGGAAGATGTTACCACCGCCGACCACCACACCCACCTGCACGCCGTGTTCTCGCACCACGCGGATTTCGTCTGCCATGGTGCTGACCACTGCCGGATCGATACCGAGTCCCTGCTGGCCCATGAGGGCCTCGCCGCTCAGCTTCACCAAGATGCGCTTGTACACGGGTTCTTGCACGAATTGCCTCGGTACGCTCTACTTTACGAAAGAGCCGCTGGCATTAGCTCCACCAGCGGCACCGCACTCCCCTACTCGCCAAGCTGGAAGCGAACAAAACGCCTCACCACGATGTTCTCGCCCAACTTGGCAATGTACTCGGTGATGAGGTCATTGACCGACTTGTTCGGGTCTCTGATGAAGCTCTGCTCCAAGAGACAGACTTCCTGATAGAACTTTTCCAACTTGCCCTGGGCGATGCGTTCCACCACCTGCTCCGGCTTGCCTTCGTTGCGCGCCTGCGTGCGGTAGATTTCCAGCTCCTTCTCGATAACCTCTGCCGGCAGCTCCTCGCGGCGCACCACTCTGGGGTTGGCGGCCGCCACCTGCATGGCTAAGTCGCGTGCCAGCGTCTTGAACTGGTCGGTCTTGGCGACAAAGTCGGTCTCGCAATTGAGCTCCAGCAGTACCCCCAGACGGCTGCCAGGGTGGATGTAGGACTCGATGACTCCTTCGCGTGCCTCGCGACCAGCCTTCTTCTGGGCGGTGGCGATGCCCTTCTTGCGCAACACCTCTATCGCTTTTTCAACATCCCCCTGCGTTTCTGCCAGTGCCTTCTTGCAATCCATAAAGCCGGCGCCAGTCTTTTCACGCAAAGCCTTTACCTGCGCAGCCGGTACGTCCATATCTTCGCTCCTTCCCTAGGCTATTCCTTGCTCAGATCTTCCCATTCAGCGGCATCCGGGGCAACGTGTTCTTCCGGGACTGGCGGCTCGCCCACCTGCTCTTCCTCCTCTGCTGCCGGCGGTACCAGCGCCGTCCCTTCTTGCGCCTCGATAATGGCATCGGCAATGGCGCGCGTAATCAGGCTGATGGACTTGAACGCATCATCGTTGGCCGGGATCGGAAAATCGATGGGATCTGGGTCAGCGTTGGTATCCAGAATGGCGATGACGGGGATGTTCAGGCGGTTCGCCTCCGCCACCGCAATGGCCTCCTTCTTGGTGTCCACCACATAGAGCGCACCGGGCACCCTGGTCATGTCGGCAATGCCGCCAATGGCCTTGAGGAGCTTCTCCCGTTCCCTTTCCCGGGCGAGGATCTCCTTCTTGGACAGGCGGTCGTAGGTGCCGTCGGTGGCCATCTTCTCCAGCGCCTTGAGGCGCTTGGCGCTCTTCTTAATGGTGACAAAGTTGGTGAGGGTGCCACCCAGCCAGCGTTCGGTCACGAAGAACTGCCCGCAGCGCTCCGCCTCGGCGCGGACAATGTCCTTGGCCTGCTTCTTGGTGCCCACAAAGAGGATCTTTTCGCCGCCACGCACGATGCGCGCCACCTCTTCGCAGGCGCGCTTCAGACAGGCCTCGGTCTTTTTCAGGTCAATGATGTGGATGCCGCTGCGTTCCATGAAGATGAACTTTTTCATCTTCGGGTTCCAGCGGCGGGTGAGGTGGCCAAAATGACAGCCGGCCACCAGGAGGTCTTGGAGAGTCACCTGTGCCATGCAATTCACCTCATGTTGGGGTTCAACCTCCACCTCTCCTCGGGCCCCTAAGAACCGCACATAGCGGCACCCCTCAGGGCATAGAGAGGTGTGCGTGATAACGTCGGCAGATGGTTATCGCTTGGAGAACTGGAAACGCTTGCGCGCGCCCGGCTGACCGTACTTCTTGCGCTCGACCATGCGCGGGTCGCGGGTCAGGAAGCCCTGGCTGCGCAGGGTCGGCCGCAACGTCTCATCGGCTTTGACCAGCGCCCGGGAAATCCCCAAGCGCACTGCCCCAGCCTGGCCGGAAAGTCCCCCGCCATCCACGCGGGCGATGATGTCGAATTTGCCCAAGGTGTTGGTAATCTGGAGCGGCTGCTCGATGATCATCTTCAGCGTCTCCCGCTTGAAGTAGTCCAAGAGCGGCCTGCCGTTGACGACCATCTGCCCCTTGCCGGGCATCAGCCGCACGCGCGCGACTGCGTCTTTGCGTCTTCCCACTGCCTGATAGTGTACAGTCTTGGTTACCATGTTCGTTCAACACTCCCGATCTCGGAGGATACCACAGTCCTTGAGCGCGCCGGAGAGCATTCCCAGGCGCCACTCTCATCAGGTCAAGGTAGCAACATTCGAGTACTTTCAGTACGCAACAATCCACCCCCGTTCCCTTGGGAGAAAGCCAGAGGCACGTAAACTTACACTGCCCTCTCCCATCCCCATGCGCCTCTTGCTCGCTTCGCCGTGGGACCTTGGCGGCTCCCACACCATCGCCCCCTTGGCTGCTTGTTGTCGCCTACCGCGATTCATGTTCTGAAGTGGCGCAGCGTCCTATTCTGCGACCTGCAGCTCTATGGCATCAGCACCCTCAGTCCGGTGCAGCAGCCCAAACATGGATGCGCTCCGCGCCACCGGGAGCGAAATGTCCGACCAATTGATAGCAAGGAGGTACAACAGATTGTCACAGACCCAGAGAGCGCCGCCTCGTGAGTTGTCCTGCGGCGCAGCACGCAGCCCATTGCGACCAACACAACGCAGGGATACTCCCCTCTATTTCGAACTTCTCTCAAGAATCGGGCAACACTGCGCGGGAAAGAGGTCGGCGGGGTCCAGACCGCTCGCAAGGGCAGTGCCGTCAACGAGCAATCTCGCCCTCTTCGCTCCAGGCGCAACTCCTCCACGTTTTCGCCGCCCTTGGAGCGCGCCCCACGCCGGTCCATAAACTGGGAAAAGACCCCGTTCCGGTCGCTGCTGTCCTGGTCCAGTGAAGGTCCCACCGCACCCGTGGAAGCAAGCTGGCTCTTCTTCAGGTGGAGCTCGCTTTCCCCCACGAAACGCTGCTGCGCCCCTCTTTCACCCCTTGGGCTACCTTCCCTATCAAAGAACAAGTCCCGACACAATCCTAACGGCGCCGGCTATCGCACTGAGAGCGGCAGCGGTTCCGGCTGCTGGGCCTGGTGTGGATGCTCCGGCCCAGGGTAGATTTTCAGCTTCTTGAGGAGCTTCCTGCCCAGGCTGTTGTGCGGCAACATCCCCCATACCGCGTGGCGCAACACCCGCTCCGGCTTCTCGCGCATGAGCTTGTGATATTGCTCAACGCGCAAGCCACCTGGGTAGCCGGTGTAACGGTAGTAGCGCTTCTGTTCGGTCTTCTTGCCCGTCACCTTGACCTGGGCGGCGTTGACCACCACGACAAAATCGCCCACATCCATGTGCGGGGTGTAGATGGGCTTGTGCTTGCCACGCAACACGCGTGCGATCCTGCTCGCCAGACGTCCCAGCACCTGGTCGGACGCATCCACCAGGTACCACTTCTGCTCGATGTCCTTCTTTTTCGGTACGAATGTTTTCAAGCCTTGCTACCTCCTCCCTGTTCAAAGAGCTTGGAAAGGTATCAAAAATGCTGCAAAGAAGCAAGATGTTTTTTCGTTTTCTGCGGGTTCCCTGCGGGCTCGCTGTTCTCCTAACCCCCCGCGCACCAAAACAGCCCCTTGTTGCACAGGGCAAGCACCAGTCCCCGCAACTTCCAGCCGTGGAACGGGGTGTTCCGACACTTGGAGTGCAGGCGACTGCGATCCACCACCCACTCGGCCCGCGGGTCGATGAAGCTCAGGTTTGCCATTGCCCCCTTGGCGATCTTCACCTGCTCAAGGCCCAAAGCGGCGCGCGGCCCTACGGTCATGGCCCTTAGCGCCTGGGCGAGGCTCAACACCTTGCCATCCACCAGTTCGCGCAGCACCAGCCCGAGGCTCGTCTCCAGTCCGATGATGCCGAACGGGGCCGCCGCGCATTCCACCTCCTTCTCTTCGATGGCATGCGGGGCATGGTCGGAGGCGATGACCTGGATGGTGCCATCGCGCAGCCCAGCCCGCAAGGCCTCCACGTCTGCAGCCGTGCGCAGCGGCGGATTCATCTTGGTGTTGGTGTCGAAGCCAACCACCGCCTCGTCGGTCAAGGTCAGGTGATGGGGTGTCACCTCGCAGGTCACCTGCACGCCCTCAGCCCGCGCGCGGCGAATGAGCTCCACTGCCCCGGCTGTAGAGACATGGGCGATGTGCAATTTGCCACCGGTGTACTTGGCCAGGAACAGGTCCCGCGCCACCATAATCTCCTCGGCAATGGCCGGCATGCCGGGCAGACCCAAGTTGGTGGAGACAAAGCCCTCGTTCATCACCCCGCCTGCGCTGAGAGTCAACTCCTGGCAGTGGTCGATGACCGGCCGGCCGAACATGCTGGCGTACTCCAAGGCCCGGCGCATCACTGCGGCATTGTGCACAGGGTCGCCGTCATCAGAAAAGGCCACGGCTCCCGCTTCCACCAGTTCGCCCATTTCCGCGATCTCTTCCCCCTTGCGCCCCTTGGACACGGCTGCGATGGGGAAAAGCTCCACGAGCTGGCCAGCGGCTCGCTCCTTGAGAAAGTCCAGCACCTCCCGCTTGTCGGCAGGGGGTTCGGTATTGGGCATGGGGCAGACGGCGGTGAAACCGCCGGCCATGGCTGCTCGACAGCCTGTCTCCACGGTCTCTTCGTCCTCGCGCCCTGGCTCGCGCAGGTGCACGTGCATGTCCATGAGCCCGGGAACGACAACCGCGCCACTGACGTCGATCACCTCGCCGTCGAACGAAGCGATCTCCACCTTGCCCAATTCGGCAATGCGCCCGTCGACGATGAGGATGTCCTCAGGGGTCTCTTTACCCGTGTCCAGGTCGAGCAGGGAGCCGCCTTTGAACAAGACTTTCTGTGCAGGTTTCGGCTGGTTCACGTTGTGCCTCGTGCTGTCATGAACCTTGGAGCGCACCCTGTGCACCGGCCAGCAGGTAGAGCACAGCCATGCGCACGGCCACGCCGTTGGTCACCTGGTCAAGGATCACGGAGAACTCGCTATCGGCCAAGTCGCTTTCGATTTCTACGCCGCGGTTGATGGGACCCGGATGCAGGATGGTGACCTCCTTGCCCGCGCGTTCCAGCCGGCGCCTGGTCACGCCGAAGCGTGCGTGGTACTCGCGCAGCGAAGGGAAGAGCCCGGCAGCCTGGCGCTCGCGCTGAATGCGCAGCACGTTGAGCGCATCCGCCCAGGCGATGGCCTCATCCAGGTCGTGGGTGACCGCCACTCCCCAGCGCTCCGCCTCCACCGGCATCAACGTGGAAGGCCCGCACAGGAGCACCTCCGCGCCCATGGTGCGCAGCCCATGCAGATTGGAGCGCGCCACCCGGCTGTGTTCGATATCCCCGACAATGGCGACTTTTAGCCCCTCCAACCGGCCGAACTTGTGGCGCAGGGTCATCATGTCCAGAAGCCCCTGCGTGGGGTGCTCATGACAACCGTCGCCCGCATTGATGACCGAGGCCGCCAAGCAACGGCTCAAGAAGTGCGGGGCCCCGGCTGCGCTGTGGCGAATGACTACCATGTCCACCTTCATGGCCTCGATATTGCGTGCCGTGTCCTTCAGGGTCTCGCCCTTGAGCACCGAAGAGGTAGCTGCCGAGAAGCTGACCAAGTCTGCGGAAAGGCGCTTTTCCGCCAGCTCAAAGGAAAGTC
This candidate division KSB1 bacterium DNA region includes the following protein-coding sequences:
- the frr gene encoding ribosome recycling factor is translated as MADNKPEMILQDAKRRMRATVESISAELAKIRTGKASAALLDAVRVEYYGAQVPIKQVANIGVPEPRLITIQPWDRTVIGAIEKAILKADLGLNPINDGHLIRLPIPELTEERRRELVKVCKKIAEEGRIAARNVRRDANDKLKLAEKNHEISEDDSHRYQEKVQELTDEIIKEIDQLLEKKEAEIMEE
- the pyrH gene encoding UMP kinase yields the protein MQEPVYKRILVKLSGEALMGQQGLGIDPAVVSTMADEIRVVREHGVQVGVVVGGGNIFRGLSASARGMDRVTADYMGMLATVINALALQDYLERKGVPTRVLTAIKMEAVAEPFIRRRAIRHLEKGRVVIFAAGTGSPFFTTDTTAALRAVEIDAEVILKATKVDGVYDADPMKHQDATMFDAISYMDVVRKGLKVMDATAVTLCMDNKLPIIVFNLNKPGNLLRVVLGEKVGTKVSGESNG
- the tsf gene encoding translation elongation factor Ts, which gives rise to MDVPAAQVKALREKTGAGFMDCKKALAETQGDVEKAIEVLRKKGIATAQKKAGREAREGVIESYIHPGSRLGVLLELNCETDFVAKTDQFKTLARDLAMQVAAANPRVVRREELPAEVIEKELEIYRTQARNEGKPEQVVERIAQGKLEKFYQEVCLLEQSFIRDPNKSVNDLITEYIAKLGENIVVRRFVRFQLGE
- the rpsB gene encoding 30S ribosomal protein S2 — protein: MAQVTLQDLLVAGCHFGHLTRRWNPKMKKFIFMERSGIHIIDLKKTEACLKRACEEVARIVRGGEKILFVGTKKQAKDIVRAEAERCGQFFVTERWLGGTLTNFVTIKKSAKRLKALEKMATDGTYDRLSKKEILAREREREKLLKAIGGIADMTRVPGALYVVDTKKEAIAVAEANRLNIPVIAILDTNADPDPIDFPIPANDDAFKSISLITRAIADAIIEAQEGTALVPPAAEEEEQVGEPPVPEEHVAPDAAEWEDLSKE
- the rpsI gene encoding 30S ribosomal protein S9, giving the protein MVTKTVHYQAVGRRKDAVARVRLMPGKGQMVVNGRPLLDYFKRETLKMIIEQPLQITNTLGKFDIIARVDGGGLSGQAGAVRLGISRALVKADETLRPTLRSQGFLTRDPRMVERKKYGQPGARKRFQFSKR
- the rplM gene encoding 50S ribosomal protein L13 — encoded protein: MKTFVPKKKDIEQKWYLVDASDQVLGRLASRIARVLRGKHKPIYTPHMDVGDFVVVVNAAQVKVTGKKTEQKRYYRYTGYPGGLRVEQYHKLMREKPERVLRHAVWGMLPHNSLGRKLLKKLKIYPGPEHPHQAQQPEPLPLSVR
- a CDS encoding dihydroorotase → MNQPKPAQKVLFKGGSLLDLDTGKETPEDILIVDGRIAELGKVEIASFDGEVIDVSGAVVVPGLMDMHVHLREPGREDEETVETGCRAAMAGGFTAVCPMPNTEPPADKREVLDFLKERAAGQLVELFPIAAVSKGRKGEEIAEMGELVEAGAVAFSDDGDPVHNAAVMRRALEYASMFGRPVIDHCQELTLSAGGVMNEGFVSTNLGLPGMPAIAEEIMVARDLFLAKYTGGKLHIAHVSTAGAVELIRRARAEGVQVTCEVTPHHLTLTDEAVVGFDTNTKMNPPLRTAADVEALRAGLRDGTIQVIASDHAPHAIEEKEVECAAAPFGIIGLETSLGLVLRELVDGKVLSLAQALRAMTVGPRAALGLEQVKIAKGAMANLSFIDPRAEWVVDRSRLHSKCRNTPFHGWKLRGLVLALCNKGLFWCAGG
- a CDS encoding aspartate carbamoyltransferase catalytic subunit; translation: MEFRRKHLLELQGMSREELTLILDTAETFREVLERPIPKVPTLRAVTVANVFFEPSTRTRLSFELAEKRLSADLVSFSAATSSVLKGETLKDTARNIEAMKVDMVVIRHSAAGAPHFLSRCLAASVINAGDGCHEHPTQGLLDMMTLRHKFGRLEGLKVAIVGDIEHSRVARSNLHGLRTMGAEVLLCGPSTLMPVEAERWGVAVTHDLDEAIAWADALNVLRIQRERQAAGLFPSLREYHARFGVTRRRLERAGKEVTILHPGPINRGVEIESDLADSEFSVILDQVTNGVAVRMAVLYLLAGAQGALQGS